The genome window TCAGAGCCAGGCCGAACAGCATCGGCGCGGGGATCACCAGCGCCTCCACACCGCCGGTCACTGCGTCCCAGTGCGTGATGACCCACTCGATGATCTGTTGCGCGGCCAGGGTGGCGATCGCCAGGTAGAGACCCTTCAGGCGCAGGGAGGGCACGCCGAAGACGGCGCCAACGACGGCGGTGACCGACGCGGCCAGCGGGATCGTCAGCCAGAACGGCAGCCCCAGGCGCAGTGTGAGAAAACTGGCCGTATAGGCTCCCACCGCCATGAACGCGCCCTGCCCCAGTGAGATTTGCCCGGTAAAGCCAACGAGGATGTTCAACCCCACGGCGCCGACCGCGGCAATGGCAATCTGATTGGCGATCGTCAGATAATAATTGTCGGCGAAGAAGGGGAAGATCAGCACAAAGGCGATGAACAGCCCCAGCCGCACCTTCTGCGCGGGGGTCCGGCGCAAGGTCAGGTCTTGTTGGTAGGTGGTATGAAAAATGCCAGATTCCACGCTGTTTTTCCTTCTCTCCGCAGAACTACACGCGCTCGATGCGGACTTCGCCGAACAGGCCGTAGGGCCGCACCATCAGGATCAGCACCAGGACGACAAATGGCGCCACCTCGCCCAGACCAGAGGTGAGATAGCCGCCGGCGAACGATTCGAGCAGGCCGATGATGACACCGCCCACGATCGCGCCGGGGATGCTGTCCAGCCCGCCGAGGATGACGACGGGAAAGACGCGCAGGCCGATACCACTGACCGCGCCGCTGACGCCGACGATGTTGGCCACCAGGATGCCGGCGATGGCGGCCGTGACCGCGGCAATGGACCAGGCGATGGCGAAGATGCGCTTGACGCTGATACCCATGCTCAGCGCGGCCTGCTGATCATCGGCCACCGCGCGCATGGCGATGCCGTCACTGGAACGGCGGAAGAACAGCGTCAGGGCGGTGAGCAAGAGCACCGCCAGGCCGATCGCCACCAGGCGGTCGCCAGGCACGGCCGCGCCCAGGATGCGCAGCGTGGCGCTGGGGATGAAGGCCGGAAAACTGCGCGGCGCCGTGCCCCAAATACCGCTGACGAAGGCGCGCAGCAGGCTGGAAAGGCCAATCGTCACCATGATGACCGAGATGATCGGCTCACCGATGAGGGGGCGCAACACCAGGCGCTCGATGATGACCCCCAGGACGGCCGCCAGAACCAGGGTGATGAGCACGCCCAGGGGCCAGGCGAGGCCAAAGTCCGCCATCAGGCCGAAAGTCAGATAGGCGCCGACCAGGAGCAGCTCACCCTGGGCAAAGTTGATGACTTCGGTGGACTTGTAGATCAACACGAAGCCCAATGCCACCAACGCATAGATCGCGCCGTTGGTCAAGCCGGTGAACAAGAGCTGAATGAATTGATCCATGTTGGCCTTTCGTTAGAGATCGGAGATCGGAGATCAGAGATCGAGAATTATAGCGTTTCGATGCGCAGGCGAGTGCGCAGGCGGGCGGTGCGCCCATCCTGGTAGGTGATGGTCGTCTCCATGTCCAGGTGATCGTTCTGACTGTAGAGGGCGCTGATGATGTCTTCGTAGCGCTGGGCCACGTAGCTGCGACGCACCTTGCGTGTGCGGGTCAGCTCGGCATCGTCGGCGTCCAGTTCCTTGTGCAGCAAGAGAAAGCGCTTGATGCGCGCCGCGGGCGGCAGATCGGTGTTGGACTGCTCGATATGCTGGCGGATAAGCCGGTAGACTTCCGGTTTCTGCGCCAGGTCGGTGTAGGTGGTGTAGGTGACGGCGCGCTTCTCGGCCCATTTGCCCACATTGGCAAAGTCAATGTTGACCATCGCGGTGATGAACGGCCAGTCGCCGCCAAAGACCACGGCTTCCTTGATGTACTGGCTGAACTTGAGTTTGTTCTCGATGAACTGCGGGCTGAATTTGGTGCCGTCGTGCAGGGTCATCACGTCCTTGGCCCGGTCAATCACGATCAAATGGCCGTCGTCGTCGAAATAACCGGCATCACCGGTGTGCAGCCAGCCATCGCGGAAGCTCTCAGCCGTGGCCACGGGATTATTGAAGTAGCCTTCGGCCACAGCCGGGCCGCGGGCCAGAATTTCGCCGCTGGCATCAATGCGCACGTCGGTTTCGGGAATTGGATGGCCGACCGTCTGGAATTTGATGTCGCCGTCGCGATGCACCACCGCGATGCCGTTGATCTCTGTCTGGCCGTAGATCTGCTTCAGGTTGACGCCCAGGGCATGGAAGAAGCGGAAGACATCCGGCCCCAGCGCAGCGCCGCCGGTGTAGCAACGCCGGGTGCGGCGCAAGCCCAGTTTATCGGTGATCATCTTGAAGACCAGGGCGTCGGCCAGGCGATAGCGCAGGCGCAGGCCGGCGCCCGGCGTTTGCTTGCGGAACCGGGCATCGGCCATGGTGTAGCCAACGCCTAAGGCCCAACGGTACACCGCCTGCTTCAAGCGCGTGCTGTCCTCGATCTTGACCTGCACCTGGCTGAGCATGTTTTCCCAGATACGCGGCGGCGAGAAGACCACGCTGGGGCCGATCTCGCGGATGTTCTCTTGCACCGTCTCCGGTTCTTCGGGGAAGTTGATCGTAAAGCCGATGGTCAGGCCACAGCTCAGCGCCATCATCTGCTCGCCGATCCAGGCCAGGGGCAGGAAGCTGATGAACTCGTCCGTCTCGTGCAGGGGATCCACCGACATCAGGTTGCGCCCCATGCTGATCATGCTGCGATGGGTGAGCATGGCGAGCTTGGGCTTGCTGGTGGTGCCGGAGGTGGTGCAGAGGATGGCAATGTCCTCGCTGCGGCCCGCGGCCACGCGTTCCTCGAACGCGCCGGGGTGATCCTGCTCGTAGGCCTCGCCCAGTTTTTCCACATCGGGAAAGTAGAGCAAGAACGGCTCGGTGTAGTTGCGCAGGCCACGTGGGTCGTAGTAGATCACCTTGTGGACGTGATCTTTGAGCTGATCCCACATCTCCAGCAGCTTGTCCACCTGCTCCTGGTCTTCGACCACGACAAAGCGCGTTTCAGCAAAGGCGATGACGTACGCCATCTCCTCGACGATGGCGTCCTGGTAGATGCCGATGCTGAAGCCGCCCACGGCCTGCGCGGCCAGTTCAGCGAAAAGCCATTCCGGGCGGTTGTCGCCCACAATCGCCACCACGTCACGCGGCTGCATGCCCAGGCTGAGCAACCCCAGGCAAAAATACTTGACATGGCGCGCATACTGCGCCCAGGTCGTGGCCTGCCAGATGCCGAACTCCTTCTCGCGCAGGGCCACCTTGCGCTCGCCATACTGGCTGGCCCGCGCCAGCAGCAACTGCGGGAAAGTTTGGGGAGTAGATGCAAGGTTCGGTGTCGTTTGCTGATGGTTCATGATTGGGACCGGAGATCGGTGGTTACAGGTGCGGGCGCATATTGTGATCCTGGCCCAGGTAGGCACGGATGACTTCGGGGTTGGCTTTGACCGTGTCGGGCGTGCCTTCGGCCAGCTTCATGCCGAATTCCAACACCGCAACGCGGTCGCTAATGTCCATCACCACGCCCATGTCGTGCTCGATCAGGATGGTGGTGATGCCCCGCTCCTCGTTGATGTCGAGGATGAAGCGGGCCATGTCCTCTTTTTCTTCGATATTCATGCCGGCCATCGGCTCGTCGAGCAGCAGGATGGTCGGTTCGACGGCCAGGGCGCGCCCCAACTCCACGCGCTTTTGCAGGCCGTAGGAGAGGGTGCCCACGGTCTTCTTGCGGATGTGCTCGATTTCGAGAAAGTCAATGATGTCTTCGATCACCTGGCGGTGACGGATCTCTTCTTTTTGGGCAAAGCCCCAGTAGAGGCCGCCGCTGAGCACACCGCTTTTCATGTGAACGTGACGTCCCAGCATCAGGTTGTCGAGCACGGTCATGTGGCGAAAAAGCTCGATGTTCTGAAAAGAACGCGCAATGCCCAGGCGGGCGATCTGCGCGGGGCGCAGGTGCGTGATTTCATGCTGGCGGCCGGCCTGGTCGAAGAAACGGATGTGGCCCGCCTGCGGGTGATAGAGGCCGCTGATGCAGTTGAGCATGGAGGTTTTGCCGGCGCCGTTGGGGCCGATGATGGCGAGGATTTCACCCTCGAAGGCATCCACACTGACGCCAGAGATGGCGCGCACGCCGCCGAAGTTGAGCGTGATCTGATCAACCTGCATGATGCGCCGCGGCGCTGAGTTGGGCGAGTGACCGTTGGCTGACACGCGAACCACCCCTGGATGAAGGAGAACCCGATGTTGGCGAAACAAGCCGTGTTGGCGCAACTATGATAGCCGCGGGGTGTTAATGAATCGGCGATGAAAGCGTTAATACAGGCGTTAATGCGCCGAAGCATGCCCGCAAAAACGTGTTTGACAGATGTAAGAAATGGATGTATTCCCAGGCATGAGTCACAGAAGGTTCTGCGCCTGGCGGGACCGGTGGGTTTCCTGAACGATTTGCAACGCAAGTGCGGAACTGTCACGGTCTCAATGATTTTTCAGATGAATGGGCGGTTGAATCGCTGTGATTTGCCCAACCGAGTTTCAACCACGGATGTGCGAAACTCACGGAGGTTCTTGTAAGCTCTTCTTCTCACCGTTGTTATCGGTCATGCTTCTTGAGTATTCGCTATTCACGACTAAAGAGATATCGGTTCCATGCAAGAAAACATCAAAAGTATGGTTCGCGGCTTTATGTGTGGCTATTGCTTTGCACAATCAGGGTATGACATCGTATTTGCTGATCACTCAGAGACACGCCACGTATATGGGGACTTGTTGGAAGGTAAGGCAATTGCTGTACTCAAATGTCGAAATTGCAGAATGCTCAATCTGCTTGTGTTCTCTGTGAAGGAAGAAGATTTCGGCGGTTCAATGGAAGAATCAGAATTGGAACCATTTCTCGCTGAACACCCTCATGTTCTTTCTCCTGGTTTTAGCGAAGAAGAAGGATCAATTGCCCCAATGTGGATAGAGTTAATGGGGCAATATCCTCACGGATTCAAGTTGAGCAGAGACGTACCGGTTACCATACGGTACGATTTGGAGGAGGCTGGAGACTGTCTTGCAGTGGGAGCATCGAACGCAGCAGCAGTAATGTGCGGTCGAGCAATCGAGAGACTCGCGGCTGATTTCGGGATCAAGCCAGACAAAACAATGATGTTAGGCGCGATGCTCGGCGAACTGAAGGACAGAAAACTGGTTAGCGAAGATCTGTTCAACGCCATGAGCGAAGTCAAGGAGTGGAGAAATATCGGCGCACACCCCGGCAAAGACGATCAAGGAATAGAACTGTCGCAGGCCCAGAAGATCGTTGAGTTTACTTACCTGCTCGTTGAGCAGGTGTTCCCTCGCAGAGACATTCACAAGGTGAAAGATGAACTAAAGCAAATGAGGAACAAGAAGTGATTGGGTGATTCCCGAATTTACTGTGCCAATGAAGGTTTGGGTATGTGAGTAACCGAGTTTACGGGATGGTTAAGCCGCCATCACCCAAAGCCTGCATGCTCATCTCCAATCCAACGTTGCCAAGGTTAATGGCGCTTTGAGTACCTCATATGCGGCGCAGGTATTGCTCAATTCGTTCGCATTCCTGATCTCTGTGGCTAATTCATTACGCAGGATTCAATACAATGTCAAAGTTCGAAAATACGGAATATCAACTAAAACGTGCTAGGGACAATCTCAAAATAGCTGAGTTGCAGAAGGAAATAGCAGATCAAGAAGTAATAATTGCCAACGCTAGTGGATTTGGGGCAAAATGGAAGATTGAATTGGCCGAAAGCAATCTTGCGAGATTGAGACCAAAAACGAATGCCCTGCTTGCTCAAATGCAGCTTGAAGATGCCCAAATCAAAGCAGAGTTGCTCGAAGCAGAGCAGCGCGCACGCAAGGTCTTGGAAGATGAGAAGAAACGTGAGCAAGACGCAATCAGGTCAGAAGAACAATGGAAATTAGCAGAGGAACGTCGGAAGAAAGAAGGTGAAGATAGAGCTAGAAGGGAACAAGAAGCAAGAACCAGATCCGAACAAAGAAAAAAGGACCGGGAAGAAAAGGAGCGCATAAGGGCTGAGAAATTGGTGTCATTAACTCCCGAAGAACAACGAGCCGAAACAAATAAGCATCGCAGAAGAAGAAACTTCCTACTCGGGAGCATCGCAGTACTGA of Candidatus Amarolinea dominans contains these proteins:
- a CDS encoding branched-chain amino acid ABC transporter permease, translated to MDQFIQLLFTGLTNGAIYALVALGFVLIYKSTEVINFAQGELLLVGAYLTFGLMADFGLAWPLGVLITLVLAAVLGVIIERLVLRPLIGEPIISVIMVTIGLSSLLRAFVSGIWGTAPRSFPAFIPSATLRILGAAVPGDRLVAIGLAVLLLTALTLFFRRSSDGIAMRAVADDQQAALSMGISVKRIFAIAWSIAAVTAAIAGILVANIVGVSGAVSGIGLRVFPVVILGGLDSIPGAIVGGVIIGLLESFAGGYLTSGLGEVAPFVVLVLILMVRPYGLFGEVRIERV
- a CDS encoding long-chain fatty acid--CoA ligase is translated as MNHQQTTPNLASTPQTFPQLLLARASQYGERKVALREKEFGIWQATTWAQYARHVKYFCLGLLSLGMQPRDVVAIVGDNRPEWLFAELAAQAVGGFSIGIYQDAIVEEMAYVIAFAETRFVVVEDQEQVDKLLEMWDQLKDHVHKVIYYDPRGLRNYTEPFLLYFPDVEKLGEAYEQDHPGAFEERVAAGRSEDIAILCTTSGTTSKPKLAMLTHRSMISMGRNLMSVDPLHETDEFISFLPLAWIGEQMMALSCGLTIGFTINFPEEPETVQENIREIGPSVVFSPPRIWENMLSQVQVKIEDSTRLKQAVYRWALGVGYTMADARFRKQTPGAGLRLRYRLADALVFKMITDKLGLRRTRRCYTGGAALGPDVFRFFHALGVNLKQIYGQTEINGIAVVHRDGDIKFQTVGHPIPETDVRIDASGEILARGPAVAEGYFNNPVATAESFRDGWLHTGDAGYFDDDGHLIVIDRAKDVMTLHDGTKFSPQFIENKLKFSQYIKEAVVFGGDWPFITAMVNIDFANVGKWAEKRAVTYTTYTDLAQKPEVYRLIRQHIEQSNTDLPPAARIKRFLLLHKELDADDAELTRTRKVRRSYVAQRYEDIISALYSQNDHLDMETTITYQDGRTARLRTRLRIETL
- a CDS encoding ABC transporter ATP-binding protein is translated as MQVDQITLNFGGVRAISGVSVDAFEGEILAIIGPNGAGKTSMLNCISGLYHPQAGHIRFFDQAGRQHEITHLRPAQIARLGIARSFQNIELFRHMTVLDNLMLGRHVHMKSGVLSGGLYWGFAQKEEIRHRQVIEDIIDFLEIEHIRKKTVGTLSYGLQKRVELGRALAVEPTILLLDEPMAGMNIEEKEDMARFILDINEERGITTILIEHDMGVVMDISDRVAVLEFGMKLAEGTPDTVKANPEVIRAYLGQDHNMRPHL
- a CDS encoding DUF4145 domain-containing protein → MQENIKSMVRGFMCGYCFAQSGYDIVFADHSETRHVYGDLLEGKAIAVLKCRNCRMLNLLVFSVKEEDFGGSMEESELEPFLAEHPHVLSPGFSEEEGSIAPMWIELMGQYPHGFKLSRDVPVTIRYDLEEAGDCLAVGASNAAAVMCGRAIERLAADFGIKPDKTMMLGAMLGELKDRKLVSEDLFNAMSEVKEWRNIGAHPGKDDQGIELSQAQKIVEFTYLLVEQVFPRRDIHKVKDELKQMRNKK